The stretch of DNA AGGCAGCCATGGAGGACGCCCTCCctccccacgccgccgccgccgccctttccTCACCGtcggagctcgccggcgagcaGCCAAGCCCCAAAACGGATAGATCCGGTCGTCCTCTTCCATCCCCTCCCAATTTCGATCCCGATCTACCATCCCCAAGGCTCGGGCCATGGCCGGCCGTTGTTCCGGTCGCTGGGCGACCttgcccgccgccggcgccgagggTCGGCCTGTCCCGTGGTAGGGGAGGCGCGCAGGGGCCCTCccgtggcgcgcggccagggGGCGCGGGTGGGGGTGCCGGGACAGGAGGCGCAGGGACAGGGGACACGGGCGGGCTTCCTTCGGCAGGCCGTGGCCACGCGCCTGCCTCTGGGGCAGTGGCTGCCTCAGGGCTTGGCTGCGCGCCTAGCCGGCGAGCCAGCCAGCCATGGCGTGGCtggccgcgcccctgccccgggGTGGCTCGCAACACAGGGAGTTGGCTCGCAGCCACAGTAGCAGGCGCCAAGCGGTAGCGGTGTTAAGCGTCGAGCAACTGCGGTAATTCCTCTCAATTCATGTTATAAATTGAGTGTTTCATTGTTGCAGTATATATATGCATTAGATAATTAGTATTTAGACATAGCAACAACGGATATTTCTCTCAATTCAAAGATATGTTGTGTAATTGCACTCTAGGGTGACCAAATGGAATGGACCGATGAGTTGTGAAGCTCAGCTTTACAAATAAATAGCCTAGCGACCCGTACTAAAGCGCAAACCGGAGTCTCATCCTAAGAATGTGAAAACCGGATAAACTATTTGGAGCTTATTATATTGCCGCCGCGAGCTTGGCAACGTCGAGGAAAGGAAGAATACACGGACCAACAGTGTCATGCAAATAAGAAAAGACAAAAAAAAATTATTCTGGAAAGGATCACATAATTTTATGGAAAATAAAACCAAAAAAATGCTCCCGGCGGGGCTCGAACCCGCGACCTTCGGCTCATAAGACCAACGCTCTAACCAACTGAGCTACGGGAGCTGTTGTGAGCAACGTCTAGATGCTTTAGTTAACTAGTATAGAGATCTAAATATGTATCTTAGAGCTTAGTGACCTAAATAACACCACGGAACAAGTAGAAGGACCTATCTCGCGCTTTagaattttttttttgtcaCCTGACTACCTGAGGAAAAGGTGTGGCAAAAGAAGAATCCCATATAGCAACCTGCATGAGCACATGCTCTCTCTACCTTACAGAGAACTGCGGTAGTAAATAAGAAAACAATATAAAAAGGTAGCACAGCTCTGTATATCATTAAGCTGGCGAACATGGAGATAACCACACCAACCACCAAAATAACTCCACTGATATCTCTGATGCAGGACACAGCAGGTACGTAGTACTACTAATTAAGCGAACACCGTACCCATGGATGGACCAAAAACAGCAGACACGATTCTAACACAAATAACAGGACCCTGGATACACTACTCATAACTCGGTTCAGCTCCCTCCTACTATGATGACCGTGATCTTGTACACACTACACCCATGCACACCACTGcttcaaaaatcatgaattgATCGACGACAACTTGACAGGGGGCCGTACACGTCCTCGCCGTCCTACTACGGCTGCCATGCGGCGAGCTGCTGGATGTTCATGGGATAGACGACGTCGTTGCCGCCGTTGAACGCCGCCCTGCCGAGCAGCACGTTCACCCGCTCCGTCGGGTGGAAGGCGTCCCAGAAGATGTAGGTGTTGCGGTTCAGGCACGGCCGCAGGAACGGCAGGCAGGTGATCATCCCCCGGTTCCTCCCGATGCCGCAGCACCCGCGGTCGATCACGCTGAACCCTGCACGCATGTACACACAGAGAACAGCAAGAGAAGAAAAGTTCAGACAACCTACAGTGGCTGATGCGCGCGTCTGCGATCGATCGTTGTACTACGTACCGTAGGACCATGGGTTGCGGAGGATCTCGGAGATCATGGCGTAGTTGTCGACGTAGATGAACTTGGCGTTGGGGCGGTTGGCGTTGAGGCTGTTCACCATGGCCTTCACCTTGTTGTTGAAGGGGATGATGAGGTCGTCGACGTCCGGCGAGCACACGTTCCGGGGGCTCCGCGCCCGCATGTTGGGGATGCACGCCATCGACCCCACCCCGGCGATCACAAACCTGCGCGCGCCCAGGTTGTAGAGCGTGCCCAGCTGCTTGGCGTACTGCTGCACCAGCAGCGTGGAGTACTGGTCGCCGTTGTACTCGTTACGGGTGTTGTAGTTGGGCATCAGGTAGTTGTTGAGGTAGTCGTTGCTCCCCATCCCGACGTAGAAGATGCTCCGCGCCAGCGTCGGCGCCAGCCGGGACGCGCCGCCCAGCTTGCGGCCCAGCTGGTCCAGCGTCTGCTCGAAGTTCTTGATCTGCTGGTTGAACGGGATGCGCCCCACGAAGTTCTGGCCCGTGTTGTCAAggatccccgccgccgcggaggcgaAGTTCACGCCGTGGAGGGCCGCGTCCGCCGACGAGGCGTCCGGGTGCGACGGCAGCAGCGGCAGGCCCAGGAGTTGAGCTGAAAGAGGATAGATCGATGAAGCACGCATGGAAGAATCAACTTAGTTTTCCTTCTTGGGCTTCGTGATCTCAGAAATTTTTTCTTGGATTATTGCGTAAGAAATTGCTATCCATTGGATCAGTTAATTAGTACTAGGTACGTGTACAACTACGGATTACGGAGATTTGGCTGCTGATTTGCAGTGATACGATCTTGCGTGAGAGCCTTGTTGCTGGTATAGATTTCTTGGTGAGGGTACGAATCGTTCAGGACCCCATGTTCTAGCACTACGTAGTACGTACGCATTCACTGCGTGCCGTCGAAGGGTCACATGGACACATTGATGCCACCATGCATGCACGGCAGCTGGTACAGAATGACCCGCTGAATTCAAGCTACCGTGTCTAGCGCGTGAAAGGGGAGGAGTCAATAGCGAGGGGGCGCAGCAGCGTTATGAGCGTACCACCACTGCTCGAGAGTGAACagcactctctctctctctctctctctctctcatgcgCATCTGCACGCAACGCAACAGGCAAGAGGTCGGTGGAGGCAATTTACTGCGGCAAGGACTAGGTGTGTCGTCGACTGTCCACCTAGCCACGTCGATCAATCAATTCAGATCAGTGTGGACCATGCCCATACGAGCCACTGCACTAGATCTCCACGCTTAAATTTAAGCTAACAAACGTAGGCTTCAGCGTGGCATTCCGTGTTGTAAAATCAGCTGCACCATTTGCCCCTTCGAGTAGACCAACAAGGAGAGGGCTTAACATTTGAGGCAATGGGCGTATCTGGTGTATCCGTTGTATAGTTGCCACAAGTTGGAAACTTGTGGAATTGATGTACTTGTAGCTAGTTTCCTGAAAAATGCGTGTATACACAAACAGTCTAACCTCGAAGAACCTGCTTTTGAGGAAGTTGCTTCAGAGGCAGTACTAGATTTCTAGCATAGGTTCTAGTTCTACCCAACAAATAGTGAGCCCAGGGGATGGTCTAGTTCTACTAAACTTCACTATTTTTCTGTTCTGCCATACAAGATGGGCTGCACTCTGTACATGCACCCAGTTGCAAGAACTTGCCCTTATGTGCCAAGTGTCATCCTTGGCCCGTCAAGGTCTCGATTCATTGATGATAAAAGTAATAATTTCTAACTTATATTTTGTGGAAAATTCCTTCCTGGAGCAACTCAACTCTGAACGGTGCTCATTATATTCTACTGGACTCTGTTTCTCttttagagagagagagagagaggagataTTTTAAGATGTACCGAGACTAGCGTTTCTACTAAAACAAAGTATTTGCAGTATACCACTTTGCTTGATCTTCTAGACTTGTACTGCTGAAAACAACAACAATACGTTGCACCAGACCCATTATGACGTTACATTGTTATTATAGATAGGCGGAATTCTTTTTCAGTATATTTCAAGAAAACTGTAAAAGTGTGTTGCCTTAGCCCTTGCCCAACACATACACCAAATTTTATAGCACCACTGTGTATCCTTGCTTATTAATTTTTTTTTCGTTCAGTTGCTTGTAGCATTGTGCAAATTTTCCCCGAACCAGTTCGCGGTTGTAATTAAAGATGAACAAGGTCTCCACACAATGAACAAGCAGCTTGAGACCAGAGAGGGAAGTACTCCGgtagcatgcatgcatgcaccgGCGGAAGGCGCGAACATACCGATCTCGTCGACCATGGTGAAGCCGTTGGAGAAGCGGCCGGTGGGCCCGCCGGCGAAGTCGATGCCGTAGGGCGGGTAGTTGGCCTTggcaagcgactgcaggtcgtTGTTGTTGCCGTTGTCCGTCAGCGAGTCCCCGAACACGAACATCGCCGGCACGCCCGttgcccccgcccccgccgccgcgcccgcgcccccgccgctccCGGGCCCGAACCCGGGGAACGTGCCGTTCCAGGGCGGGAACacctgcgccgccgcgccgccgaggGCCAGGAGCAGCAGGAGGGCCGCGGCTGCCGCCATTGGACGGAGGGGGGGTGGGGGCGGTGGCTCGCCGGAGAGCTAGCTGAGGCTGAGCGGTGGCCAGTGAGTGTGAGTGCGTGTGCAGGGTGCAGTGCGGCTCTGTGGCGTGTGTAtataggggagggagaggggtttTGGGTTGGTTGGTGGGTGGATGGGGGAGGGAGTAAATGCGGCACCGGGCTACCGCTTCCATTGCTGGCATGGCGGAGTAAATGGGAGCTCAGAGCTCCTCTGCTCTTTGGGGAGCGTGCGCGCGACTGGAGCGGCCATGGCGCGGTCCTGACGCGGCACAGCGAAGTGCCGAAGTGGATGGTGCTGCCTGCTGCGCTTGTCAATCGTGGGCCAGGCCGTACTCGGCCTGTTACGGAAACGGCCCAATATTGTTGTCCGGGCTGCTCTGCCCCCCGTTATTTCAATATTCATAGCTAAATTTTAATTTAAAAGTAATATGCCTCGCCGGTTCTCAAATTTAACTTACCATGCAGCAGTTATTTCAAGATGCACGTTCAGTTGTTTAAGATAAATTGAAAGTTATACAATTTATTTAAATAAAAATCTATATATGCAAAAAAAATTATATCAGTTtacttgtaaaaatatatttaaatataagaaatctataaaaattataaaataagAAACTCATATGATTAAATTTgtaaaaaaaggaaaataaaaatataaattttgaaaaAATATTGGAAAAGAAAATATTCGAcataaagttttaaaataaaattttgaaaatataaGAATTGAGCagaaaaattaaaaaataaaattttgaTCCATATGTATGCTTCGTATAAGTTGAACACTTCTATTTTATACCTTAAAAATATTGATTTGGATTTCACATGATACGATTAGCAAGTTTGATGATCTGAATATGCATTTTGAAAGTTTAGAGACcggaataacatcacaatccAAGTTCGAGTACCAGCGTTGCATTTTATTCTTAATTTAATAACTATACTTTTGATATCTTGATTCTTGATAGACAAATATTGTAAAATGTTTTCTCCCAAAGCCGGGATAATATTTTTCTACTGCTCTTTTGCCCAGGGATCGGCGTCACGTTACAGCACTTTTCGTTGTATTTGATTTGATTCTCTTTCGCATACGCCGGCCGGCTTTCATTAGCGCGTACTACGATGCATTCATTTGCGTGCTCCTATGACGACAGTTGTGACAAGTGGAGTAGGTTCTTTCGCACGATCACGGCCATGCGCAGCCGACGGTCGCACCGAATCCCCacccggggcccaccagcagcgACACAACGCCGCCGGAAAGGACCATCCACCTGCTGCAAGCGGAGCCTTCGATTCGAAGCCAGCCCAGCCCGACCGCGTCCGGTCCGAGCCGTCGTCGCCACGGGCACGGCCTACTACAAACGCCAAGGCCGAACCGGGCACGGCAGCCGCAAGGCCTGCAGCGACCGAACCACCAGCACACGCACCACCGCGCCCGAGCCCCACCCACCACCACCGCACCGCAGCGTGCCGACGGGGAGGAGGGAGCGGGAGCGCCCCGGTGGGCC from Panicum hallii strain FIL2 chromosome 3, PHallii_v3.1, whole genome shotgun sequence encodes:
- the LOC112884810 gene encoding GDSL esterase/lipase At1g71691-like produces the protein MAAAAALLLLLALGGAAAQVFPPWNGTFPGFGPGSGGGAGAAAGAGATGVPAMFVFGDSLTDNGNNNDLQSLAKANYPPYGIDFAGGPTGRFSNGFTMVDEIAQLLGLPLLPSHPDASSADAALHGVNFASAAAGILDNTGQNFVGRIPFNQQIKNFEQTLDQLGRKLGGASRLAPTLARSIFYVGMGSNDYLNNYLMPNYNTRNEYNGDQYSTLLVQQYAKQLGTLYNLGARRFVIAGVGSMACIPNMRARSPRNVCSPDVDDLIIPFNNKVKAMVNSLNANRPNAKFIYVDNYAMISEILRNPWSYGFSVIDRGCCGIGRNRGMITCLPFLRPCLNRNTYIFWDAFHPTERVNVLLGRAAFNGGNDVVYPMNIQQLAAWQP